From Pseudomonas sp. B21-028, one genomic window encodes:
- a CDS encoding DUF6279 family lipoprotein yields MSRWFTRTVTFIALLLLLTACSRIGLAYRNLDLIIPWTLNDYLEINGEQKDWFNERLEEHLSWHCTTQLPGYLDWLDRLKTMVQTGQVTDEALQQRTREAKAAIAETAREITPSAIELLQGLNDEQVADMDAAFIKDQRKRQQEYLKPSLQQQIKERSERMEKRLNDWLGPLNIAQRQRVVAWSTALGDQNQQWIANRAHWQNQFSAAVAQRHDPDFPRRIEQLLVNRESLWTPAYREAYNNTEAQARSLLVDLMADSTPPQRERLLKKIDGVKKDFSDLKCLKGAKS; encoded by the coding sequence ATGTCGCGCTGGTTTACACGCACCGTCACGTTTATCGCCCTGCTGCTGTTGCTCACGGCCTGCAGCCGCATCGGCCTGGCCTACCGCAACCTCGACCTGATCATCCCCTGGACCCTCAACGACTATCTGGAGATCAACGGCGAGCAAAAGGACTGGTTCAACGAACGCCTCGAGGAGCACCTGAGCTGGCACTGCACCACGCAACTGCCCGGTTACCTCGATTGGCTGGACCGCTTGAAGACCATGGTCCAGACCGGTCAGGTGACCGACGAAGCCCTGCAACAGCGCACCCGGGAAGCCAAGGCCGCCATCGCCGAAACCGCTCGGGAAATTACGCCGTCAGCCATCGAATTGCTGCAAGGCCTGAACGACGAACAAGTCGCCGACATGGACGCCGCGTTCATCAAGGACCAGCGCAAGCGCCAGCAGGAATACCTCAAGCCGTCACTGCAACAGCAGATCAAGGAACGCAGCGAGCGCATGGAAAAACGCCTGAACGACTGGCTCGGCCCCCTCAACATCGCCCAACGCCAGCGCGTGGTGGCCTGGTCCACCGCCCTGGGCGACCAGAACCAGCAATGGATCGCCAATCGCGCCCACTGGCAAAACCAGTTCAGCGCCGCCGTGGCCCAGCGCCACGACCCTGACTTTCCAAGACGCATCGAGCAATTGCTGGTCAACCGCGAAAGCCTCTGGACCCCGGCCTACCGCGAGGCCTACAACAACACCGAAGCCCAGGCCCGCAGCCTGCTGGTAGACCTGATGGCCGACAGCACCCCGCCCCAGCGCGAACGGCTGCTGAAGAAGATCGACGGGGTGAAGAAGGATTTCAGTGATTTGAAGTGCCTGAAAGGCGCAAAAAGCTGA
- a CDS encoding nuclear transport factor 2 family protein, whose protein sequence is MNERDQVLKAAAELVSAFARNDRDGYFGAFTTDASFVFHTLEQPLLSRDAYQALWDRWRSEEGFEVLSCTSSNAFVSLQGDVAVFIHDVATELRMLGERHFSQERETILFRKQEGRTQAQQGLWLACHEHLSAMPHSQTDDAHTR, encoded by the coding sequence ATGAACGAACGAGATCAAGTACTCAAGGCCGCCGCGGAACTGGTGTCGGCTTTCGCTCGCAATGACCGCGACGGCTACTTCGGCGCGTTCACCACGGATGCGAGCTTCGTGTTCCACACCCTCGAACAGCCCCTGCTGTCTCGCGACGCCTATCAGGCGTTGTGGGACCGCTGGCGGTCCGAGGAGGGTTTCGAGGTGCTCTCGTGCACCTCGAGCAACGCCTTCGTCAGCCTGCAAGGGGACGTGGCGGTTTTCATCCATGACGTGGCCACCGAGCTGCGCATGTTAGGGGAGCGACACTTTAGCCAGGAGCGCGAAACCATCCTGTTCCGCAAGCAGGAAGGACGCACGCAAGCACAACAGGGCCTTTGGCTGGCCTGCCACGAACATTTATCCGCAATGCCCCATAGCCAAACAGACGACGCCCACACTCGATGA
- a CDS encoding PA1414 family protein — MKEKIQNWLHDLGVALGLIEPPMQPIPIRTDDEQRRR; from the coding sequence ATGAAAGAGAAAATCCAGAACTGGCTTCACGACTTGGGTGTCGCACTCGGCCTGATCGAACCGCCCATGCAACCGATACCAATTCGCACCGATGACGAGCAACGCCGCCGCTAA
- a CDS encoding thioredoxin family protein, with the protein MNVENHPVVSREEWLKARQQHLAHEKAFTRERDKLSAERRALPWVKIDKPYRFQGPNGELSLADLFGGRSQLIVYHFMFGPGWTEGCQGCSFLSDHIDGANQHLAHHDVAVVAVSRAPFAEFQPFKRRMGWAFDWVSSNGCDFNYDFGVSFKAEDTAAGTATYNYEKTDTAEGELPGLSVFYRNEAGEIFHTYSTYARGLDMLVGTYQYLDLAPKGRNEDEIMDWVRHHDKYEDAKAHSCCHG; encoded by the coding sequence ATGAACGTAGAGAATCATCCAGTCGTCTCGCGGGAAGAATGGCTCAAGGCCCGCCAACAACACCTGGCCCACGAAAAAGCCTTCACCCGCGAACGGGACAAACTCAGCGCCGAACGCCGCGCCCTGCCCTGGGTAAAAATCGACAAACCCTACCGCTTCCAGGGACCTAACGGCGAACTCAGCCTGGCCGACCTGTTCGGCGGCCGCAGCCAACTGATCGTCTACCACTTCATGTTCGGCCCTGGCTGGACAGAAGGCTGCCAAGGCTGCTCCTTCCTCTCCGACCACATCGACGGCGCCAACCAACACCTGGCCCACCACGATGTGGCGGTGGTCGCCGTCTCCCGCGCGCCGTTCGCCGAATTCCAGCCGTTCAAACGCCGCATGGGCTGGGCCTTCGACTGGGTCTCCTCAAACGGTTGCGACTTCAACTACGACTTCGGTGTCAGCTTCAAAGCCGAAGACACCGCCGCCGGAACGGCCACCTACAACTACGAAAAAACCGACACCGCCGAAGGCGAACTCCCAGGCCTGAGCGTCTTCTATCGCAACGAAGCCGGCGAAATCTTTCACACCTACTCAACCTACGCGCGGGGTCTGGACATGCTGGTCGGCACCTACCAATACCTCGACCTGGCGCCCAAGGGGCGTAATGAGGACGAGATCATGGATTGGGTGCGGCATCATGATAAGTACGAGGATGCGAAGGCTCATAGCTGCTGCCACGGTTGA
- a CDS encoding TorF family putative porin, with the protein MRNPIALLTISLLACPSAHGQIFQRELGDFDLKLGTSPSRSMAQGLVTPASTGSFHGGLDLSHDSGWYFGQWSPSAGLTSSADLEVDSYMGFKHPFDQTLGYEVGLIHYSYPTLDTLDSQELYGGLTVLGSRFGAALSNDPDKQNSTLFTDLGGNVPFGIGVSAKYTTHQLNTPVSVENGYVGSFSDWSLKISRPWRGIDLDLIYSDSSLSGSSCSAYSGHNSECDGLLTLKMAHPFY; encoded by the coding sequence ATGCGTAACCCCATTGCCCTGCTGACCATCAGCCTGTTGGCCTGTCCATCTGCCCACGGACAGATTTTCCAGCGCGAACTCGGCGACTTCGACCTCAAGCTCGGCACCAGCCCCAGCCGCAGCATGGCCCAAGGCCTCGTCACGCCTGCGAGCACCGGCTCATTTCACGGTGGACTGGACTTGAGCCATGACAGCGGCTGGTACTTTGGGCAATGGTCACCCAGCGCCGGTCTGACCTCATCCGCCGACCTCGAGGTGGATTCCTACATGGGTTTCAAACACCCCTTCGACCAAACCCTGGGCTACGAAGTCGGCCTGATCCACTACAGCTACCCCACCCTCGACACCCTCGACAGCCAGGAACTCTATGGTGGCCTGACCGTGCTCGGCAGCCGTTTCGGCGCAGCCCTGAGCAACGACCCGGACAAACAGAACAGCACCCTCTTCACTGACCTGGGCGGTAACGTGCCGTTCGGCATCGGCGTCAGCGCCAAGTACACCACCCATCAGCTCAACACGCCGGTTTCGGTCGAGAACGGCTATGTAGGCAGTTTCAGCGACTGGTCGTTGAAAATTTCCCGTCCGTGGCGCGGCATCGATCTGGACCTGATCTACAGCGACTCCAGCCTCAGCGGTAGCAGTTGTTCGGCCTACTCCGGCCACAACAGCGAATGCGACGGCCTGTTGACCCTGAAGATGGCCCATCCGTTTTACTAG
- a CDS encoding DEAD/DEAH box helicase yields MFSEFALHERLLKAVAELKFVEPTPVQAAAIPLALQGRDLRVTAQTGSGKTAAFVLPILNRLIGPAKVRVSIKTLILLPTRELAQQTLKEVERFSQFTFIKSGLITGGEDFKVQAAMLRKVPDILIGTPGRMIEQLNAGNLDLKEVEVLVLDEADRMLDMGFAEDVQRLVDECANRQQTMLFSATTGGSGLREMVAKVLNNPEHLQLNAVSQLNSTTRQQIITADHNVHKEQIVNWLLANETYEKAIVFTNTRAMADRIYGRLVAQEYKAFVLHGEKDQKDRKLAIDRLKQGGVKILVATDVAARGLDVDGLDMVINFDMPRSGDEYVHRIGRTGRAGNDGLAISLICHGDWNLMSSIERYLKQSFERRTIKEVKGTYGGPKKVKASGKAVGVKKKKVDAKGDKKKTAAKAPTKRKTANRPKADAPALVSKDGMAPLKRRKPPAPASE; encoded by the coding sequence GTGTTTTCCGAATTCGCCCTGCACGAACGCCTGCTCAAAGCCGTGGCCGAGCTTAAATTTGTCGAGCCAACGCCAGTGCAGGCAGCGGCCATTCCGCTCGCGCTCCAGGGGCGTGACCTGCGGGTGACGGCGCAGACCGGCAGCGGCAAGACCGCCGCGTTCGTGTTGCCGATCCTCAACCGCCTGATCGGTCCGGCCAAGGTCCGTGTCAGCATCAAGACCCTGATCCTGCTGCCAACCCGTGAACTGGCCCAGCAGACCTTGAAGGAAGTGGAGCGCTTCTCGCAGTTCACTTTCATCAAGTCCGGCCTGATCACCGGCGGCGAAGACTTCAAGGTCCAGGCCGCCATGCTGCGCAAGGTGCCGGACATCCTCATCGGTACGCCAGGGCGGATGATCGAGCAATTGAACGCCGGCAACCTCGATCTGAAGGAAGTCGAAGTGCTGGTGCTGGACGAAGCCGACCGCATGCTCGACATGGGCTTTGCCGAAGACGTGCAACGCCTGGTGGACGAATGCGCCAACCGCCAGCAGACCATGTTGTTCTCCGCCACCACTGGCGGCTCGGGCCTGCGGGAGATGGTCGCCAAGGTGCTGAACAACCCGGAGCACTTGCAGCTCAACGCGGTCAGCCAACTGAACTCCACGACTCGTCAGCAGATCATCACGGCGGATCACAACGTTCACAAAGAACAGATTGTGAACTGGCTGCTGGCCAACGAAACCTACGAAAAAGCCATCGTGTTCACCAACACCCGCGCCATGGCCGACCGCATCTATGGCCGCCTGGTGGCACAGGAATACAAGGCGTTCGTGCTGCACGGCGAGAAGGACCAGAAAGATCGCAAGCTGGCGATCGACCGTCTCAAGCAGGGGGGCGTGAAGATCCTCGTGGCCACCGACGTCGCCGCGCGCGGCCTGGACGTGGACGGCCTGGACATGGTTATCAACTTCGACATGCCTCGCAGCGGTGACGAATACGTGCATCGCATCGGCCGTACCGGTCGTGCCGGCAACGATGGCCTGGCGATCTCGCTGATCTGCCACGGCGATTGGAACCTGATGTCGAGCATCGAGCGCTACCTCAAGCAGAGCTTCGAGCGCCGCACCATCAAGGAAGTCAAAGGCACCTACGGCGGGCCGAAAAAGGTCAAGGCCTCGGGCAAGGCCGTGGGCGTGAAGAAGAAAAAGGTCGACGCCAAGGGCGACAAGAAGAAAACCGCCGCCAAGGCCCCGACCAAGCGCAAGACCGCCAACCGCCCGAAGGCCGACGCCCCGGCACTGGTCAGCAAGGACGGCATGGCCCCGCTCAAGCGTCGCAAGCCGCCAGCGCCGGCGTCTGAGTGA
- a CDS encoding cytosine permease produces the protein MMPNNNDNSLTQIETNGVEQIPDHERTAGPGDLFRLIFGGANTFATAVLGSFPVLFGLSFQAGAWAIVLGVLVGSIILAPMGLFGPLNGTNNAVSSGAHFGVHGRIVGSFLSLLTAIAFFSLSVWSSGDALIGGAKRLIGVPETDLSLGLAYGLFALLVLTVCIYGFRFMLWVNRIAVWAASLLFLLGIFAFAPTFDSQFAGTVGLGQPGFWAAFIGAALVAMSNPISFGAFLGDWSRYIPRHTPKRRIMAAVIAAQLATLIPFLFGLATATIVASKAPDYIAANNYVGGLLAVSPTWFFLPVCLIAVIGGMSTGTTSLYGTGLDMSSVFPRVLSRVKATLLIGVLSIAFIFIGRFAANLVQSVSTFAVLIITCTTPWMVIMIIGLLVRRGFYCPDDLQVFTRGETGGRYWFRHGWNWRGLGAWIPSALVGLCFVNLPGQFVGPLGELAGGIDISLPVTLGLASVAYLVLLGVFPEPAAVYGPGDSRNKSQPSADPVARGFIPAGARSGPNPDTSM, from the coding sequence ATCATGCCTAACAATAACGACAATAGCCTTACGCAAATCGAAACCAACGGAGTCGAACAGATTCCGGACCACGAACGAACCGCCGGCCCGGGCGACCTGTTTCGTCTGATCTTCGGCGGCGCCAATACCTTTGCCACCGCCGTGCTCGGCAGCTTCCCGGTGCTGTTCGGCCTGTCATTCCAGGCCGGGGCCTGGGCGATCGTGCTGGGCGTGCTGGTGGGTTCGATCATCCTCGCCCCCATGGGCCTGTTCGGCCCGCTCAACGGGACCAACAACGCCGTGTCCTCCGGTGCGCACTTCGGCGTGCATGGGCGGATCGTCGGTTCGTTCCTGTCGCTGCTGACGGCCATCGCGTTCTTCTCGCTGTCCGTCTGGAGTTCCGGGGACGCGCTGATCGGCGGCGCCAAGCGCCTGATCGGCGTGCCAGAGACCGACCTGAGCCTGGGCCTGGCTTACGGCCTGTTCGCCCTACTGGTGCTGACGGTGTGCATCTATGGCTTCCGCTTCATGCTGTGGGTCAACCGCATCGCCGTGTGGGCCGCCAGCCTGTTGTTCCTGCTGGGTATCTTCGCCTTCGCACCGACCTTCGACAGCCAGTTCGCCGGCACCGTCGGCCTCGGCCAGCCGGGTTTCTGGGCGGCCTTCATCGGCGCGGCGCTGGTGGCCATGAGCAACCCGATTTCCTTCGGCGCGTTCCTCGGTGACTGGTCGCGCTACATCCCGCGCCACACACCCAAGCGTCGCATCATGGCGGCGGTGATCGCCGCGCAACTGGCGACGCTGATTCCGTTCCTGTTCGGCCTCGCCACCGCCACCATCGTGGCGAGCAAGGCACCGGACTACATCGCGGCGAACAACTACGTGGGCGGGCTACTGGCGGTGTCGCCGACGTGGTTCTTCCTGCCGGTGTGCCTGATTGCGGTGATCGGCGGCATGTCCACCGGCACCACGTCGCTGTATGGCACCGGGCTGGACATGTCCAGTGTGTTTCCTCGGGTGCTGTCGCGGGTCAAGGCGACGCTGTTGATCGGCGTGCTGTCGATTGCCTTCATCTTCATCGGGCGCTTCGCGGCGAACCTGGTGCAAAGCGTGTCGACCTTCGCCGTGCTGATCATCACCTGCACCACGCCATGGATGGTGATCATGATCATCGGTCTGCTGGTGCGACGCGGCTTCTACTGCCCGGATGACCTGCAAGTGTTCACCCGGGGCGAAACCGGCGGCCGCTACTGGTTCCGCCACGGCTGGAACTGGCGCGGCCTGGGGGCGTGGATCCCCAGCGCGCTGGTCGGGCTGTGCTTCGTCAACCTGCCGGGGCAGTTCGTCGGCCCGCTGGGCGAACTGGCCGGCGGCATCGACATCAGCCTGCCGGTGACCCTGGGCCTGGCTTCGGTGGCGTATCTGGTGTTGCTGGGGGTGTTCCCGGAACCGGCGGCGGTGTACGGGCCGGGGGATTCGCGTAACAAAAGCCAGCCGAGTGCTGACCCTGTGGCGAGGGGATTTATCCCCGCTGGAGCGCGCAGCGGTCCCAACCCTGATACCTCGATGTAA
- a CDS encoding MFS transporter, whose protein sequence is MSPLVRLLASFIALMMAMGIGRFALTPQLPHLIGEGQIDLTAAGLIAAANYLGYFFGALEAMFARRPGQVRRRLLGGLWLCVLLTLASFWAWGFWPHLALRFGTGVASAWVLVMITALSQPLAAAAGRPRLGALVFAGPGLGIFLTGLLALGSNLLGQTSATLWLVYAGVALAMLLVVLPILPQPAAAVTVAPPADSSPNRGIARLGVVYALYGVGYIIPATFLSQMASAQFHGQWQADLFWPCFGLAAALGVLLVSLRRPTPNTSGRWLIGTLWLQAAGVFACLLGSGPGLALGVILCGAPFLACMQLVMLRSRELAPHATQRNAGLLTACFAVGQLSGPLLAALSSHFSGGLQPALIIAGCGLVLAGGLLLPRQSAANPCAQTVLR, encoded by the coding sequence ATGTCGCCCCTTGTTCGCCTGCTTGCCAGCTTCATTGCCTTGATGATGGCCATGGGCATCGGCCGCTTCGCCCTTACACCTCAGTTACCTCATCTCATCGGCGAGGGTCAGATCGACTTGACCGCCGCCGGTCTGATTGCCGCCGCCAACTACCTGGGTTATTTCTTTGGCGCACTGGAGGCCATGTTCGCCCGTCGCCCGGGCCAGGTACGCCGGCGTTTGCTCGGCGGCTTGTGGCTGTGCGTGCTGCTGACCCTCGCGTCGTTCTGGGCCTGGGGCTTCTGGCCGCACCTGGCACTGCGCTTCGGCACGGGCGTGGCAAGTGCCTGGGTGCTGGTGATGATCACGGCCTTGAGCCAACCCCTGGCAGCCGCGGCGGGACGACCACGGCTCGGCGCGCTGGTATTTGCCGGACCGGGGTTGGGGATTTTTCTCACAGGCCTGCTGGCCTTGGGCTCGAACCTGTTGGGCCAGACATCCGCCACGCTGTGGCTGGTGTACGCCGGTGTGGCCCTGGCGATGCTGCTGGTGGTGCTGCCGATCCTGCCGCAACCCGCAGCAGCCGTGACCGTTGCACCGCCGGCCGACTCATCGCCGAACCGTGGCATTGCCCGGCTCGGCGTGGTGTACGCCTTGTACGGCGTGGGCTACATCATCCCCGCCACGTTCCTGTCGCAAATGGCCTCGGCGCAATTCCATGGTCAATGGCAGGCCGACCTGTTCTGGCCCTGCTTCGGCCTGGCCGCCGCCCTCGGTGTGCTGCTGGTGAGCCTGCGTCGACCGACCCCGAACACCTCCGGTCGCTGGTTGATCGGCACGTTATGGTTGCAGGCCGCCGGGGTGTTTGCCTGCCTGCTGGGCAGCGGGCCGGGGCTGGCATTGGGGGTCATCCTGTGTGGCGCGCCGTTCCTGGCGTGCATGCAGCTGGTGATGCTGCGCTCGCGGGAGCTTGCGCCCCATGCCACCCAGCGCAACGCCGGGCTGTTGACCGCCTGCTTTGCCGTGGGCCAGCTCAGCGGGCCGTTGCTGGCGGCACTGAGCAGCCACTTCAGCGGTGGCCTGCAACCGGCGCTGATCATTGCCGGTTGCGGCCTGGTACTGGCCGGTGGGTTGTTGCTACCCCGCCAGAGCGCGGCGAACCCTTGTGCCCAAACCGTGCTGCGTTGA
- a CDS encoding ShlB/FhaC/HecB family hemolysin secretion/activation protein translates to MFSPARWARLCLALLCLSPLTLAHAAPTPGETDLIRERQNRLLEEQRRRLEELKDLPGKEAKPTQPSEPADTRCFPIKAIELKGADSLSASERERLLQPYIGQCLGVPQLNELLKVITDHYIEKGLVTSRAYLPQQDLSAGHLQVLVVEGRLEGLKGAENSHLSERELAMSFPGKTGELVNLREIEQMVDQLNRLPSNQAQMELTPGQNVGGSEVLVKNTPQKPWRAGLSRSNDGQRSTGEQQWGTRFEWDSPLGLADQLMLRGGHDAMSDHQHTSRNAMLYYNLPFGWWNVSYTYSQSEYRSQIAANGFNFKQSGDSQNHQLLVERVIHRDALSKTSLNTGLAYLRSNNFIEDSKLALSSNRLSEAQFGINHGRRIGGAFVNLDLGMQQGIGAFDAQANHNPAPGQADARYRKYTATASYLQPFQLWGESFSFSSLMTGQHSEDVLFSPQRMSLGGESSIRGYKDQSLAGDNGGYWRNDLRWSRPVTLEWLRPIFAEYGTSLGYDQGVISGTRYNGDQHGRMSSNSVELFARGEHLTTSVTFAHSLERPDALTEREAPIYFRVDVSI, encoded by the coding sequence ATGTTCTCACCCGCCCGTTGGGCGAGGTTGTGCCTGGCTTTGCTGTGCCTGTCTCCGCTCACCCTGGCTCACGCCGCCCCGACTCCCGGTGAAACCGACCTGATCCGCGAGCGCCAGAACCGTTTGCTCGAAGAGCAGCGCCGCCGTCTGGAGGAGCTCAAGGATCTCCCCGGTAAGGAAGCGAAACCGACCCAGCCGAGCGAGCCGGCCGATACCCGTTGCTTCCCTATCAAGGCCATCGAACTCAAGGGCGCCGACAGCCTTTCCGCCAGCGAGCGCGAGCGGCTGCTCCAGCCCTACATCGGCCAATGCCTGGGTGTGCCCCAGCTCAATGAACTGCTCAAAGTCATCACCGACCACTACATCGAAAAAGGCCTGGTCACCAGCCGTGCCTACTTGCCGCAGCAGGATCTGTCCGCTGGTCACCTGCAAGTACTGGTGGTCGAGGGCCGGCTCGAAGGCTTGAAAGGCGCCGAGAACAGCCACCTGTCGGAGCGTGAATTGGCGATGTCGTTTCCCGGCAAGACCGGCGAGCTGGTCAACCTGCGGGAAATCGAGCAGATGGTGGACCAGCTCAATCGCCTGCCGTCGAACCAGGCGCAGATGGAGCTGACCCCCGGCCAGAACGTCGGCGGCAGTGAAGTGCTGGTCAAAAATACCCCGCAGAAGCCCTGGCGTGCCGGGCTGTCGCGCAGCAACGACGGCCAGCGCAGCACCGGCGAGCAGCAGTGGGGCACCCGCTTCGAGTGGGACAGCCCGCTGGGCTTGGCCGATCAGTTGATGCTGCGCGGCGGTCATGACGCGATGAGCGATCACCAGCACACCTCGCGAAACGCCATGCTCTATTACAACCTGCCGTTTGGCTGGTGGAATGTCAGTTACACCTACAGCCAGAGCGAGTACCGCTCGCAGATCGCGGCCAACGGTTTCAACTTCAAGCAGAGCGGCGACAGTCAGAACCATCAGTTGCTGGTCGAGCGCGTCATCCATCGCGACGCCTTGAGCAAGACCTCCCTCAACACCGGTCTGGCCTACCTGCGCAGCAACAACTTCATCGAAGACAGCAAACTGGCCCTGAGCAGCAATCGCCTGAGCGAAGCGCAGTTCGGTATCAACCACGGTCGGCGGATCGGCGGTGCCTTCGTCAACCTGGACCTGGGCATGCAACAAGGTATCGGCGCTTTCGATGCCCAGGCCAACCACAACCCAGCCCCCGGCCAGGCTGACGCCCGCTATCGCAAATACACCGCCACGGCCAGCTACCTGCAACCGTTCCAGCTGTGGGGCGAGTCCTTCAGCTTCAGCAGCCTGATGACCGGCCAGCACAGCGAAGACGTGCTGTTCAGCCCGCAGCGCATGAGCCTGGGCGGGGAGTCTTCGATTCGTGGCTACAAAGACCAGTCCTTGGCTGGCGACAACGGTGGGTACTGGCGCAACGACCTGCGCTGGAGCCGTCCGGTGACCCTGGAATGGTTGCGTCCGATATTTGCCGAATACGGCACCAGCCTGGGCTATGACCAGGGCGTCATCAGCGGGACCCGCTACAACGGCGATCAGCACGGGCGCATGTCGAGCAACTCGGTGGAGCTGTTCGCCCGCGGCGAGCACCTCACCACCAGCGTCACCTTTGCTCACTCCCTGGAACGCCCGGATGCCCTGACCGAACGTGAAGCGCCGATCTATTTCCGCGTGGATGTATCCATTTAA
- the speB gene encoding agmatinase, producing MDKILHQPLGGNEMPRFGGIATMMRLPHVPTAAGLDAAFVGVPLDIGTSLRAGTRFGPREIRAESVMIRPYNMATGAAPFDSLSVADIGDVAINTFNLLDAVRIIEESYHKILEHNVIPLTLGGDHTITLPILRAIHKKHGKVGLVHIDAHADVNDHMFGEKIAHGTTFRRAVEEGLLDCDRVVQIGLRAQGYTADDFNWSRRQGFRVVQAEECWHRSLAPLMAEVREKVGGGPVYLSFDIDGIDPAWAPGTGTPEIGGLTTIQAIEIVRGCQGLDLVGCDLVEVSPPYDTTGNTSLLGANLLYEMLCVLPGVAHR from the coding sequence GTGGACAAGATTCTTCACCAGCCACTGGGCGGCAACGAAATGCCGCGCTTCGGCGGCATCGCCACCATGATGCGACTTCCCCACGTGCCCACCGCCGCCGGCCTGGACGCTGCCTTCGTCGGCGTGCCGCTGGACATTGGCACCTCCCTGCGCGCCGGCACCCGTTTCGGGCCGCGGGAGATCCGCGCCGAATCGGTGATGATCCGCCCCTACAACATGGCCACCGGGGCCGCACCGTTCGACTCGCTGTCGGTGGCCGACATCGGCGACGTGGCGATCAACACCTTCAACCTGCTGGACGCGGTGCGGATCATCGAGGAGTCGTACCACAAGATCCTCGAACACAACGTCATCCCGCTGACCCTGGGCGGCGATCACACCATTACCCTGCCGATCCTGCGGGCCATCCACAAGAAGCATGGCAAGGTCGGCCTGGTGCACATCGACGCCCACGCCGATGTGAACGATCACATGTTCGGCGAGAAAATCGCCCACGGCACCACCTTCCGCCGCGCCGTCGAAGAAGGCTTGCTCGATTGCGACCGCGTGGTGCAGATCGGCCTGCGGGCCCAAGGCTACACCGCCGATGACTTCAACTGGAGCCGCCGCCAGGGCTTTCGCGTGGTCCAGGCCGAAGAGTGCTGGCACCGTTCCCTGGCACCGCTGATGGCCGAAGTACGGGAGAAAGTCGGCGGCGGCCCGGTGTACCTGAGCTTCGACATCGACGGCATCGACCCAGCCTGGGCCCCTGGCACCGGCACCCCGGAAATCGGTGGCCTGACCACCATCCAGGCCATCGAAATCGTGCGCGGCTGCCAGGGCCTCGACCTGGTCGGTTGCGACCTGGTGGAAGTCTCGCCACCGTACGACACCACCGGCAACACCTCGCTGCTGGGCGCCAACCTGCTGTACGAGATGCTCTGCGTACTGCCCGGCGTGGCCCATCGCTGA
- the ptrR gene encoding putrescine utilization regulator PtrR, translating to MEFSQLRIFQAVAEEGSITRAAERLHRVPSNLSTRLKQLEEQLGVDLFLRERQRLQLSPAGKVLLDYAAKLFALHDEAHAAVQGGQPAGEFVLGTMYSTAAIHLPDLLASYHRTYPAVNLQVQSGPSGELLEGLLTGRLDAALVDGPLELAGLDGVPLCDERLVVITEADHPPVRSALDVQGRSVFTFRRGCSYRMRLEAWFAHDHATMGRAMEIESYQGMLACVIAGSGVALLSESMLASMPGRERVAVHPLAEPFASATTWLMWRKGMVGANLNAWIELQQQAWPRTPVATAQSA from the coding sequence GTGGAGTTCAGCCAGTTGCGGATTTTTCAGGCCGTGGCCGAGGAAGGGTCCATCACCCGCGCCGCCGAGCGCCTGCACCGGGTACCGTCGAATCTGTCGACCCGGCTCAAGCAGCTTGAAGAGCAACTGGGCGTGGATCTTTTCCTGCGGGAGCGTCAGCGTTTGCAGCTATCGCCTGCGGGAAAAGTCCTATTGGACTATGCGGCCAAGCTCTTTGCCTTGCACGACGAAGCCCATGCGGCCGTGCAGGGCGGGCAGCCGGCCGGGGAGTTTGTGCTGGGCACCATGTACAGCACGGCGGCGATTCATCTGCCGGACCTGCTGGCCAGTTATCACCGGACGTATCCGGCGGTAAACCTGCAAGTGCAGTCCGGGCCCAGTGGCGAATTGCTCGAGGGCTTGCTCACCGGCCGGCTCGATGCGGCGCTGGTGGATGGGCCGCTGGAGCTGGCGGGGCTGGACGGCGTGCCGTTGTGCGACGAGCGATTGGTGGTGATTACCGAGGCCGATCATCCGCCGGTGCGCAGTGCGCTGGATGTCCAGGGCCGCTCAGTGTTCACTTTTCGCCGGGGCTGTTCGTACCGCATGCGCCTGGAAGCCTGGTTTGCCCATGATCATGCAACCATGGGCCGGGCGATGGAGATCGAGTCTTACCAGGGGATGCTGGCGTGCGTGATTGCCGGGTCCGGGGTGGCGTTGTTATCCGAGTCGATGCTGGCCAGCATGCCGGGCCGCGAGCGGGTGGCGGTGCATCCGCTGGCCGAGCCGTTTGCCAGCGCCACGACCTGGCTGATGTGGCGCAAAGGCATGGTCGGGGCCAACCTGAACGCCTGGATCGAGTTGCAGCAACAGGCCTGGCCGCGGACGCCGGTGGCAACGGCCCAATCGGCTTGA